Proteins encoded by one window of Pseudomonas tructae:
- a CDS encoding CusA/CzcA family heavy metal efflux RND transporter gives MFERLIQFAIEQRLMVLLAVLLMAGLGVASYQKLPIDAVPDITNVQVQINTQAAGFSPLETEQRITFAIETAMAGLPGLEQTRSLSRSGLSQVTVIFQEGTDLFFARQLVNERLQQAREQLPEGVEAAMGPISTGLGEIFLWTVEAADDARKADGSPYTPTDLREIQDWIIKPQLRNVRGVAEINTIGGFAKQYQIAPDPKRLASYKLTLNDLLTALERNNANVGAGYIERRGEQLLIRAPGQLAGIDDIANIVLANVDGTPIRVRNVAEVGIGRELRSGAATENGREVVLGTVFMLIGENSRTVSQAVAQKLLEINRSLPEGVSAVTVYDRTNLVDKAIATVKKNLIEGAILVIVILFLFLGNIRAALITAMVIPLSMLFTFTGMFSNKVSANLMSLGALDFGIIVDGAVVIVENAIRRLAHAQQHHGRLLTRSERLHEVFNAAREARRPLIFGQLIIMVVYLPIFALSGVEGKMFHPMAFTVVIALLGAMLLSVTFVPAAIALFVTGKVKEDENLLMRSAKRGYAPLLKWVMSHRPLAFALAAITVLLSGVLASRMGSEFVPSLSEGDFALQALRVPGTSLSQSVQMQQRLEQSVLSQVPEVERMFGRTGTAEIASDPMPPNISDSYVMLKPQEQWPDPGKSREQLIADIQRASARVPGSNYELSQPIQLRFNELISGVRSDVAVKVFGDDMAVLNSTATKIASTLQAVPGASEVKVEQTSGLPVLTIEVDRDKAARYGLNVGDVQDTIAVAVGGRQAGTLYQGDRRFDMVVRLSDDLRTDIEGLSQLLVPVPASAAGNGQIGFITLADVARLDLVQGPNQVSREDGKRLVVVSANVRGRDIGSFVEEAGQRIDSQVSIPAGYWIRWGGQFEQLQSAAQRLKVVVPVALLLVFGLLFMMFNNLKDGLLVFTGIPFALTGGVVALWLRDIPLSISAGVGFIALSGVAVLNGLVMIAFIRGLREQGRSLQLAVDEGALTRLRPVLMTALVASLGFIPMALATGTGAEVQRPLATVVIGGILSSTALTLLVLPALYYWAHRKDEEEVVPEVTKL, from the coding sequence ATGTTCGAACGCCTCATACAATTTGCCATCGAGCAGCGCCTGATGGTGCTGCTGGCGGTGCTGCTGATGGCCGGGCTGGGAGTTGCCAGCTATCAGAAGCTGCCGATCGATGCCGTGCCGGACATCACCAACGTCCAGGTGCAGATCAACACCCAGGCCGCAGGCTTTTCGCCGCTGGAAACCGAGCAACGCATTACCTTCGCCATTGAAACGGCCATGGCCGGCTTGCCGGGGCTGGAACAGACCCGTTCGCTGTCGCGTTCAGGCCTGTCGCAGGTGACGGTCATTTTCCAGGAAGGCACCGATCTGTTCTTCGCCCGGCAACTGGTCAACGAGCGCCTGCAGCAGGCGCGCGAGCAGTTGCCGGAGGGCGTTGAAGCGGCCATGGGGCCAATCTCCACCGGCCTTGGCGAGATCTTCCTGTGGACCGTCGAAGCCGCCGACGATGCGCGCAAGGCTGACGGTAGCCCCTACACGCCGACCGACCTGCGCGAGATCCAGGACTGGATCATCAAGCCGCAACTGCGCAACGTGCGTGGGGTGGCGGAGATCAACACCATCGGTGGTTTCGCCAAGCAATACCAGATTGCTCCGGACCCGAAACGGCTGGCGTCCTACAAGCTGACCTTGAACGACCTGCTCACCGCCCTTGAGCGTAACAACGCCAACGTCGGTGCGGGATACATCGAGCGCCGCGGCGAGCAGTTGCTGATTCGCGCTCCGGGGCAATTGGCCGGCATCGATGATATTGCCAATATCGTCCTGGCCAACGTCGACGGTACGCCGATCCGCGTGCGCAACGTTGCCGAGGTGGGTATCGGCCGTGAACTGCGCAGCGGCGCGGCGACCGAGAACGGTCGCGAAGTGGTGTTGGGCACGGTGTTCATGCTGATCGGCGAGAACAGCCGCACGGTGTCCCAGGCGGTGGCGCAGAAACTGCTGGAGATCAACCGTTCGCTGCCTGAAGGGGTGAGTGCGGTCACCGTCTACGACCGTACCAACCTGGTCGACAAGGCCATCGCCACGGTGAAGAAGAACCTGATCGAAGGCGCAATCCTGGTCATCGTCATTCTGTTCCTGTTCCTGGGCAATATCCGTGCGGCGCTGATCACCGCCATGGTCATTCCGTTGTCGATGCTGTTCACCTTTACCGGCATGTTCAGCAACAAGGTCAGCGCCAACCTGATGAGCCTGGGGGCTCTGGATTTTGGCATCATCGTCGATGGCGCGGTGGTGATCGTCGAGAACGCGATTCGCCGCCTGGCCCATGCCCAACAGCATCACGGCCGCCTGCTGACCCGCTCCGAGCGCCTGCACGAAGTCTTCAATGCTGCCCGTGAAGCCCGTCGGCCACTGATTTTTGGCCAGTTGATCATCATGGTGGTGTACCTGCCGATCTTTGCCCTGAGCGGGGTCGAGGGCAAGATGTTCCACCCGATGGCCTTCACCGTGGTCATCGCCTTGCTGGGCGCCATGTTGTTGTCGGTGACCTTCGTGCCGGCCGCCATCGCCCTGTTCGTCACCGGCAAGGTCAAGGAAGACGAGAACCTGCTGATGCGCAGCGCCAAACGCGGCTATGCACCGCTGCTCAAGTGGGTCATGAGCCATCGGCCGCTGGCCTTCGCCCTCGCCGCGATCACTGTGCTGCTCTCGGGTGTGCTGGCCAGTCGCATGGGCAGTGAGTTCGTGCCGAGCCTGAGCGAGGGCGATTTCGCCTTGCAGGCCTTGCGCGTGCCCGGCACCAGCCTGAGCCAGTCGGTGCAGATGCAGCAGCGCCTGGAGCAGAGTGTGCTCAGCCAGGTGCCGGAAGTCGAACGGATGTTTGGCCGTACCGGCACTGCCGAAATCGCCTCGGACCCGATGCCACCGAACATCTCCGACAGTTACGTCATGCTCAAGCCCCAGGAGCAGTGGCCGGATCCGGGCAAGAGCCGCGAGCAGCTGATTGCCGATATCCAGCGCGCCAGTGCACGGGTGCCGGGTAGCAACTACGAGCTGTCGCAACCGATCCAGCTGCGTTTCAACGAGCTGATCTCCGGGGTGCGCAGTGATGTTGCGGTGAAGGTGTTCGGTGATGACATGGCGGTGCTCAACAGTACGGCGACGAAGATTGCCAGCACCTTGCAGGCAGTGCCCGGTGCTTCGGAGGTCAAGGTCGAGCAGACGTCCGGGCTGCCGGTACTGACCATCGAGGTCGATCGGGACAAGGCTGCACGCTATGGCCTGAATGTCGGCGATGTACAGGACACCATCGCGGTGGCGGTGGGAGGGCGCCAGGCGGGTACCTTGTACCAGGGCGACCGGCGTTTCGACATGGTCGTGCGCCTGTCCGATGACCTGCGCACCGATATCGAAGGGCTGTCCCAGTTGCTGGTGCCAGTACCTGCCAGCGCGGCGGGCAATGGCCAGATCGGCTTCATCACCCTGGCCGATGTGGCCAGACTGGACCTGGTCCAGGGCCCCAACCAGGTCAGCCGCGAGGACGGCAAGCGCCTGGTGGTGGTCAGTGCCAACGTGCGCGGGCGTGATATCGGCTCCTTTGTCGAAGAAGCAGGCCAGCGGATCGACAGCCAGGTCAGCATTCCGGCCGGCTACTGGATTCGTTGGGGTGGCCAGTTCGAGCAGTTGCAGTCGGCGGCCCAGCGCCTGAAGGTGGTGGTGCCGGTGGCCTTGCTGCTGGTGTTTGGTCTGTTGTTCATGATGTTCAACAACCTCAAGGATGGCCTGCTGGTGTTCACCGGTATTCCTTTCGCCCTGACCGGTGGTGTGGTTGCCCTCTGGCTGCGCGACATCCCGCTGTCGATCTCGGCAGGCGTGGGGTTCATTGCGCTCTCTGGCGTCGCAGTGCTCAACGGCCTGGTGATGATTGCCTTTATCCGTGGCCTGCGTGAGCAGGGGCGTTCCTTGCAACTGGCCGTTGACGAAGGTGCATTGACGCGTCTGCGACCGGTGTTGATGACCGCCCTGGTCGCCTCCCTGGGCTTTATCCCCATGGCCCTGGCCACCGGCACCGGTGCCGAAGTGCAGCGACCGCTGGCCACTGTGGTGATTGGCGGCATCCTGTCGTCCACGGCGCTGACCCTGCTGGTGCTGCCCGCGCTGTATTACTGGGCACACCGCAAGGACGAAGAGGAGGTCGTACCTGAGGTGACGAAACTGTAA
- a CDS encoding protease inhibitor I42 family protein has translation MNINCTLLVLGLSLLTACSQTPGKHDNVVLEKASQCPVHLQTGQTLTLTLPSNPSTGYRWLVQNPAAGILRSLGPEVYSHPEDAGVVGSAGQSLWRFQAQSAGEGQLLLVYQQPWAPEVRPVQTFDCAITVK, from the coding sequence ATGAACATCAATTGCACGCTATTGGTCCTCGGTCTGTCACTCCTGACAGCCTGTTCACAAACGCCGGGCAAACACGACAACGTCGTGCTGGAAAAAGCGAGCCAGTGCCCTGTGCACCTGCAGACGGGCCAGACCCTCACCCTGACCCTGCCGAGCAACCCCAGCACCGGCTACCGCTGGCTGGTACAGAACCCGGCCGCCGGTATCCTGCGCAGCCTCGGGCCGGAGGTCTATAGCCACCCGGAAGATGCCGGCGTGGTCGGCAGCGCCGGGCAATCGCTGTGGCGCTTCCAGGCCCAGAGCGCCGGCGAAGGCCAGCTGCTGCTGGTCTACCAGCAACCCTGGGCCCCGGAAGTGCGCCCGGTGCAGACCTTCGACTGCGCAATCACGGTGAAGTAG
- a CDS encoding OprD family porin: MGNKTTACFTGALALVGCATANAVSQPEGGGFVEDSSLTVLSRNFYFNRDYRKGGESPTGKAGYAEAWAQAFIARFESGYTEGTVGFGLDAHAMLALKLDSGDGRSGGRSSFDMLPVDRNGNTASNFSKLGGALKARLFDTELKVGDVFPTTPVVHFGDSRLLPESFTGWTLENTTLAGLKVQGGRLHAMSQPLSSNRRDGFVTFYGGPVDSPWLGYFGGDYQATDNLSLSLYSSRLKDAWDQLYAGLNYQYPITDQLTGFTSFNYYKAKDEGRQRLGSFDNDIWSARVGVTYGAHTVALSHQRNEGDNDFDYLRQSNSIYLDNSIQYSDFNSPKERSWMLRYDLDMASYGVPGLSFMTRYGRGSGIDYSNANSTYMRRDAEGNPLTGQKRWERDIEAKYVVQSGNLKDLSLRLRQATTRASAFEQDLDEVRLIVEYPLTLL, translated from the coding sequence ATGGGGAATAAAACCACAGCCTGTTTTACCGGTGCATTGGCCCTGGTCGGTTGCGCTACCGCCAATGCCGTCAGCCAGCCCGAGGGTGGGGGCTTTGTCGAAGACAGCAGCCTGACGGTGCTCAGCCGTAACTTCTATTTCAACCGAGACTACCGCAAGGGGGGCGAGTCTCCCACAGGCAAGGCGGGCTACGCCGAAGCCTGGGCCCAGGCTTTTATCGCTCGTTTCGAGTCGGGCTATACCGAGGGTACCGTGGGTTTTGGCCTGGATGCCCACGCCATGCTCGCCCTCAAGCTGGACAGTGGCGATGGCCGCAGCGGCGGGCGCAGTTCGTTCGACATGTTGCCGGTGGACCGCAACGGCAATACCGCCAGCAACTTCAGCAAGCTGGGCGGTGCGCTCAAGGCGCGTCTGTTCGATACCGAACTGAAAGTGGGCGATGTGTTCCCGACCACGCCGGTGGTGCATTTCGGTGACTCACGGCTGTTGCCGGAAAGCTTTACCGGCTGGACTCTGGAGAACACCACCCTGGCGGGCCTGAAAGTGCAGGGTGGACGCTTGCACGCCATGAGTCAGCCGTTGTCGAGCAATCGTCGAGATGGGTTTGTAACCTTCTACGGTGGCCCGGTCGACTCGCCCTGGCTGGGTTACTTTGGCGGTGACTATCAGGCGACGGACAACCTTAGCCTGAGTCTCTACAGCAGCCGCCTGAAGGATGCCTGGGATCAGCTTTACGCAGGCCTCAACTATCAGTACCCGATTACTGATCAGCTGACCGGCTTTACCAGTTTCAATTACTACAAAGCCAAGGATGAAGGCCGGCAACGCTTGGGCTCATTCGATAACGACATCTGGAGTGCCCGCGTCGGTGTCACCTACGGCGCCCATACAGTCGCCTTGTCGCACCAACGCAATGAGGGGGATAACGACTTCGATTACTTGCGCCAGTCCAATTCAATCTACCTCGACAACTCGATCCAGTATTCCGATTTCAACTCGCCCAAGGAGCGCTCATGGATGCTGCGCTATGACCTCGACATGGCCAGCTACGGGGTACCCGGCCTCAGTTTCATGACGCGCTACGGGCGCGGAAGTGGCATCGACTATTCCAACGCCAACAGCACCTACATGCGCCGCGATGCCGAGGGTAATCCGCTGACCGGTCAGAAGCGCTGGGAGCGCGATATCGAGGCGAAGTACGTGGTGCAGTCCGGTAACCTCAAGGATTTGTCGTTGCGTTTGCGTCAGGCCACCACCCGCGCCAGTGCCTTTGAGCAAGACCTGGATGAGGTGCGCTTGATTGTCGAGTATCCGCTGACTTTGCTGTAG
- a CDS encoding alpha-xenorhabdolysin family binary toxin subunit A: MGSTQINLDTLQNEAEHLPGNLIQAMAERDGANEGGLTLTREHIVTLNQYANYTFQLPVAKDAVIRWLGYSTINEPELMPSKMEAMHKQLQKHGRSWTVLADNSKKLGFELAASANGINTTGDEILDILEKSRALGRRRDAWETIKFDKAISLGAEDRNRVLDLVDYMEVLREDVDLFARRVSAVREETECFRDTAREQLIPLVAVKIQAIKRQEASGVVQQQREDLAELDNEIKRREAEYDQYVKAALSGLAAGPLGAAITGGIYGSKAAKVRKERNKLQGRRAELSQKLKGSVRLEGLVEELGTQMGQLDTRLRDVVTASSHLQSAWQLIGVYIDASIEHLQRIKSNLELLKFAIFFKRFIGQWKDIEKFAQHMNRVFDDAAATQ, from the coding sequence ATGGGCAGTACACAGATCAATCTTGACACATTGCAGAATGAGGCTGAGCACCTGCCTGGAAATCTCATTCAGGCAATGGCGGAGCGCGATGGCGCCAATGAGGGTGGGTTGACGCTGACACGAGAGCATATTGTCACCCTTAACCAGTATGCCAACTATACCTTCCAGCTTCCTGTTGCCAAGGATGCGGTGATTCGCTGGTTGGGCTATTCCACCATCAATGAGCCGGAGCTGATGCCGAGCAAGATGGAGGCGATGCACAAGCAGTTGCAGAAACACGGGCGCAGTTGGACGGTGCTTGCCGACAATAGCAAGAAACTCGGCTTCGAGTTGGCTGCCAGTGCCAATGGCATCAATACCACCGGCGACGAGATATTGGACATTCTCGAAAAAAGCCGAGCGCTGGGCAGGCGCAGGGATGCTTGGGAAACCATCAAGTTCGACAAGGCGATCAGCCTGGGGGCAGAAGACCGAAACAGGGTCCTGGACCTGGTTGACTATATGGAGGTACTGCGTGAAGACGTGGACCTGTTTGCTCGGCGCGTGAGCGCAGTACGTGAAGAAACCGAATGTTTTCGCGATACCGCGCGTGAACAGCTGATTCCCTTGGTTGCGGTCAAAATCCAGGCGATCAAGCGGCAAGAGGCGAGCGGGGTAGTACAGCAGCAGCGCGAAGATCTGGCAGAGCTGGACAACGAAATCAAACGACGTGAAGCCGAGTATGACCAGTATGTCAAAGCAGCGCTGAGTGGCCTGGCTGCAGGGCCGCTGGGCGCGGCTATAACCGGCGGTATCTATGGCAGCAAGGCGGCGAAAGTACGCAAGGAGCGGAACAAGCTGCAGGGCCGGCGCGCTGAACTCAGCCAGAAACTCAAGGGGTCCGTTCGGTTGGAGGGGCTGGTGGAAGAACTCGGCACTCAAATGGGACAGCTGGATACTCGACTCAGGGATGTAGTGACGGCCTCATCTCACCTGCAATCGGCCTGGCAGTTGATCGGGGTGTACATCGATGCATCGATTGAACACCTCCAACGGATCAAATCCAATCTGGAGTTATTAAAGTTTGCAATATTTTTCAAGCGTTTCATTGGCCAGTGGAAAGATATTGAAAAATTTGCCCAACATATGAATCGTGTCTTTGATGACGCCGCAGCCACCCAATAA
- the cmoB gene encoding tRNA 5-methoxyuridine(34)/uridine 5-oxyacetic acid(34) synthase CmoB codes for MIDLSPLVRRLAGTPLAQWTQGLQAQLDAKMAKGHGDLERWQAALDALPTLLPTRIELEHGLNLDCDCDDDTRARMQQALMGLSPWRKGPFELFGVHVDTEWRSDWKWSRVAPHLDLKGKRVLDVGCGNGYYQWRMLGAGADSVIGVDPNWLFFCQFQAVQRYLPDLPAWHLPFALEDLPANLEGFDTVFSMGVFYHRRSPIEHLLALKDCLVKGGELVLETLVIEGDENQVLVPEDRYAQMRNVWFLPSVPALERWLRRAGFSEVRCVDVSTTSVEEQRSTEWMRYQSLSDFLDPNDPSRTLEGLPAPRRAVLVARK; via the coding sequence ATGATTGATCTATCCCCCCTGGTCCGCCGCTTGGCGGGCACTCCCCTGGCGCAATGGACCCAGGGCCTGCAAGCGCAACTCGATGCCAAGATGGCAAAGGGTCACGGCGACCTGGAACGCTGGCAAGCCGCGCTGGATGCCCTGCCGACGCTGCTGCCGACGCGCATTGAGCTGGAACACGGCCTGAATCTGGATTGCGACTGCGATGACGACACCCGCGCGCGCATGCAGCAAGCGCTGATGGGCCTGTCGCCGTGGCGCAAAGGCCCGTTCGAGCTGTTCGGCGTGCACGTCGACACCGAATGGCGCTCGGACTGGAAATGGTCGCGGGTTGCCCCGCACCTGGACCTCAAGGGCAAGCGGGTGCTGGATGTCGGTTGCGGCAACGGCTACTACCAATGGCGCATGCTCGGTGCCGGGGCCGACAGCGTCATCGGTGTCGACCCCAACTGGCTGTTCTTCTGCCAGTTCCAGGCCGTACAGCGCTACCTGCCGGACCTGCCCGCCTGGCACCTGCCCTTCGCCCTGGAAGACCTGCCAGCCAACCTCGAAGGTTTCGATACGGTGTTCTCCATGGGCGTGTTCTACCATCGCCGCTCCCCCATCGAGCACCTGCTGGCGCTCAAGGACTGCCTGGTCAAAGGCGGCGAGCTGGTGCTGGAAACCCTGGTGATCGAAGGCGACGAGAACCAGGTGCTGGTGCCCGAAGATCGCTACGCACAAATGCGCAACGTCTGGTTCCTGCCTTCGGTACCGGCGCTGGAGCGCTGGTTGCGCCGCGCCGGCTTCAGCGAGGTACGCTGCGTCGATGTCAGCACCACCAGCGTTGAAGAACAGCGCAGCACCGAGTGGATGCGCTACCAGTCGCTCAGCGACTTCCTCGACCCCAACGACCCTAGCCGCACCCTCGAAGGCCTGCCGGCGCCGCGTCGCGCAGTACTGGTAGCGCGCAAATAA
- a CDS encoding alpha-xenorhabdolysin family binary toxin subunit B: MSDNVVALSAALDVPNMDKILSVVSAYSAFWEQRTFSFLPLLHESVERHYKGMQRYAEGLAKHSEVLAVTIKSYQLGELLESFREDLGDPEEEKFFLEELQISKDKLAVKLDAVVSGVVTASKAIASLPVYDASRDQASYLETQERLASSLQALTDTLNGKRENLAEFERAIGVFEANGIEQLFQGKLPTVQQLQGLVAQGATTAGAAVAVEQALEALGKLMEGVQQDMQYSRLQDQRRALRTEVNELIAEQRKKEQRANQVKAHLQALSEYAVLTSGRREWLVEMQQIRLQLEAVSNQLRRIKLGSFEEAQAFNQLLEKLIAYVKSIVSQFCQAF, translated from the coding sequence ATGAGTGATAATGTCGTTGCCCTGAGTGCCGCACTTGACGTCCCCAATATGGATAAGATTCTTTCAGTTGTATCGGCGTATTCAGCGTTTTGGGAGCAGCGTACCTTTAGCTTTCTGCCGTTGCTGCATGAATCAGTTGAGCGGCACTACAAAGGGATGCAGCGTTACGCTGAGGGGTTGGCTAAACACTCGGAAGTACTGGCGGTCACCATAAAGTCATACCAGCTTGGTGAGTTGCTTGAGAGTTTTCGCGAGGACTTGGGAGACCCTGAAGAAGAGAAGTTCTTCCTAGAGGAGCTGCAGATTTCAAAAGACAAGCTCGCTGTAAAACTTGATGCCGTAGTCTCTGGGGTGGTGACGGCGTCGAAGGCCATCGCCAGCCTGCCGGTTTATGATGCGAGCCGCGACCAGGCAAGTTACCTGGAAACTCAGGAGCGGCTGGCCAGCAGCCTGCAAGCGCTAACCGATACGCTCAACGGCAAACGCGAAAACCTTGCCGAGTTTGAAAGAGCCATCGGTGTGTTTGAGGCCAATGGCATCGAACAGCTGTTCCAAGGCAAATTGCCAACGGTTCAACAGCTCCAGGGGCTGGTCGCTCAGGGCGCCACAACGGCGGGTGCCGCCGTAGCGGTCGAGCAGGCATTGGAGGCACTGGGCAAATTGATGGAGGGCGTGCAGCAAGACATGCAGTACTCGCGACTTCAAGACCAGCGTCGGGCGCTGCGCACCGAGGTAAACGAACTGATCGCTGAACAACGCAAAAAGGAGCAACGAGCGAATCAAGTTAAAGCCCATCTGCAAGCGCTGTCAGAATATGCAGTGCTAACTTCAGGACGCCGGGAATGGTTGGTGGAAATGCAGCAGATACGCCTGCAATTGGAGGCGGTGAGCAATCAACTGCGCAGGATAAAACTGGGCAGTTTCGAAGAGGCGCAAGCGTTCAATCAGTTGCTGGAAAAATTGATCGCCTATGTTAAGAGTATTGTCTCCCAGTTTTGTCAGGCATTTTAA
- the cmoA gene encoding carboxy-S-adenosyl-L-methionine synthase CmoA: MSKEPDRLFAQPLGQVPDFAFNEDVVRVFPDMIKRSVPGYPTIVENLGVLAAQFAQPNSALYDLGSSLGAVTQALRRHVRNEGCRVIAVDNSAAMVERCRQYLNAQDSMFQELLPVEVVEGDILALNFQPASVVAMNFTLQFIAPQQRLELLTRIRQALLPGGALILSEKLRFDDAEEHALLTDLHVAFKRANGYSELEIAQKRSAIENVMKPDSLEEHRERLLAAGFSKVVPWFQCLNFASLIALP, from the coding sequence GTGAGCAAAGAACCCGACCGCCTATTCGCCCAGCCCCTTGGCCAGGTGCCCGACTTCGCCTTCAACGAAGACGTGGTGCGGGTGTTCCCGGACATGATCAAGCGCTCGGTCCCCGGTTATCCGACCATCGTCGAGAACCTCGGTGTGCTCGCCGCCCAGTTCGCCCAGCCCAACAGTGCCCTGTACGACCTGGGCAGTTCGCTCGGCGCGGTGACCCAGGCCCTGCGCCGGCATGTGCGCAACGAGGGCTGCAGGGTCATTGCCGTGGACAACTCAGCGGCCATGGTCGAGCGCTGCCGACAGTACCTCAACGCCCAGGACTCGATGTTCCAGGAGCTGCTGCCGGTCGAGGTGGTCGAAGGCGACATCCTCGCTCTGAATTTCCAACCGGCCTCGGTGGTGGCGATGAACTTCACCCTGCAGTTCATCGCCCCCCAGCAGCGCCTGGAACTGCTCACGCGCATCCGCCAGGCGCTGCTGCCAGGCGGTGCGCTGATTCTCTCGGAGAAGCTGCGCTTTGATGACGCAGAAGAACACGCCCTGCTCACCGACCTGCATGTAGCGTTCAAGCGTGCCAATGGCTACAGCGAACTGGAAATCGCCCAGAAGCGCAGCGCTATCGAAAACGTCATGAAGCCCGACAGCCTCGAAGAACACCGTGAGCGCCTGCTCGCGGCCGGTTTCTCCAAGGTCGTGCCCTGGTTCCAATGCCTTAACTTTGCCTCGTTGATTGCCCTGCCATGA
- a CDS encoding efflux RND transporter periplasmic adaptor subunit: MNKKSITLLVAALLLGLGLGVLLARQGGPVAAPASAHAHAEGDHEEEEHGETEKAEEGHEQEGALTLSQEQIDLAGIELAAVGPRQLQRNLSLPGEIRFDEDRTAHLVPRAAGVVESVAVVLGQQVKAGDLLAVIASPQVSEQRSELAASQRRLELARNTYQREKALWQEGISAEQDYQQARQALQEADIALANARQKISALSGSVVLAGGNRYELRAPFAGQIVEKHLVPGEVVNETSAAFTLSDLSRVWATFGVAPRDLPKLRAGMQVNIVASELGQQVSGTVTHVGSLLGEQTRTAAVRVTLDNPQGAWRPGLFVAVQVPTEQYAAALSVPDQALQTLEEKPTVFVRTAQGFMAQAVEPGASANGFVEIREGLQVGQQVAVQGSFILKSELGKASAEHAH, encoded by the coding sequence ATGAACAAGAAGTCCATCACGCTGCTGGTCGCGGCCTTGCTGCTCGGCCTGGGCCTGGGCGTGCTGCTGGCGCGCCAGGGCGGGCCGGTTGCCGCCCCTGCGTCCGCCCATGCCCATGCCGAAGGCGATCACGAGGAAGAAGAACATGGCGAAACGGAAAAAGCTGAAGAGGGTCACGAGCAAGAGGGCGCGCTGACCCTCAGCCAGGAGCAGATCGACCTGGCGGGTATCGAACTGGCCGCCGTCGGCCCGCGCCAGTTGCAACGCAACCTGTCGCTGCCCGGTGAGATCCGCTTCGACGAAGACCGTACCGCGCACTTGGTACCACGGGCTGCCGGGGTGGTCGAGTCGGTCGCCGTGGTGCTGGGCCAGCAAGTCAAGGCCGGCGATCTGCTGGCAGTGATCGCCAGCCCGCAGGTTTCCGAGCAGCGCAGTGAACTGGCCGCCAGCCAGCGCCGTCTGGAACTGGCGCGCAATACCTATCAGCGCGAGAAGGCGCTGTGGCAGGAGGGAATCTCCGCCGAGCAGGATTATCAACAAGCCCGCCAAGCCTTGCAGGAAGCGGACATTGCCCTGGCCAACGCCCGCCAGAAGATCAGCGCCCTGAGCGGCAGCGTGGTCCTGGCCGGCGGCAATCGCTATGAGTTGCGTGCCCCCTTTGCCGGGCAGATCGTCGAGAAGCACCTGGTGCCGGGCGAGGTGGTCAATGAAACCAGTGCTGCCTTCACGCTTTCGGACCTGTCGCGGGTCTGGGCGACCTTCGGTGTGGCGCCCCGTGACCTGCCCAAGCTGCGCGCTGGTATGCAAGTGAACATTGTCGCCAGTGAACTGGGCCAGCAGGTCAGCGGCACGGTCACTCATGTCGGCAGCCTGCTCGGCGAGCAGACCCGTACCGCTGCGGTGCGTGTGACCCTGGACAACCCGCAAGGCGCCTGGCGGCCCGGCCTGTTCGTCGCCGTGCAGGTTCCCACCGAGCAGTATGCCGCCGCGTTGAGCGTGCCGGACCAGGCCCTGCAGACCCTGGAAGAAAAGCCCACGGTGTTCGTGCGCACCGCCCAGGGTTTCATGGCCCAGGCGGTTGAGCCGGGCGCCAGCGCCAACGGCTTTGTCGAGATCCGCGAAGGCTTGCAGGTCGGCCAGCAAGTGGCTGTGCAGGGCAGCTTCATCCTCAAGTCGGAGCTGGGCAAGGCCAGCGCCGAACACGCCCACTGA